In Fructilactobacillus cliffordii, a single genomic region encodes these proteins:
- the fabG gene encoding 3-oxoacyl-ACP reductase FabG — protein sequence MTTTKQVVLVTGGTKGIGLATAQELATENRQVVLNSHRELSADEVAALQAEFSTPVEIVTGDVAREEDADRMVQTVLDKYGRLDVLVNNAGQTQDKLMTRMTEASFKDVLDTNLVGTFNMSKFALKVMQKQRSGVIVNMSSIAGTHGNLGQANYSASKAGIVGLTKTTAREGSLRGIRCNAVAPGMIKTAMTAKLSDKIVKQFENEIPLKRFGDVQNIAKTVAFLVDNDYITGQVITVDGGLTM from the coding sequence ATGACAACAACGAAACAAGTAGTGCTGGTGACGGGTGGAACCAAAGGAATTGGATTAGCAACTGCCCAGGAATTAGCAACGGAAAACCGCCAGGTAGTTCTGAATTCCCATCGGGAACTTAGCGCTGATGAAGTAGCTGCTTTACAAGCGGAATTTTCTACTCCGGTGGAAATTGTAACCGGAGACGTTGCTAGGGAAGAAGACGCGGACCGGATGGTGCAAACGGTACTGGACAAGTACGGGCGGCTGGATGTGTTAGTTAATAACGCCGGCCAAACGCAGGATAAGTTAATGACGCGGATGACGGAAGCATCATTTAAGGACGTGTTAGACACCAATCTGGTTGGGACGTTTAACATGTCCAAATTTGCGTTAAAGGTCATGCAAAAACAGCGTTCTGGTGTGATTGTGAACATGTCCAGCATTGCCGGAACCCATGGGAACCTGGGGCAAGCGAACTATTCTGCTAGTAAAGCTGGAATTGTGGGCTTAACGAAAACCACGGCCCGTGAAGGATCGTTGCGGGGGATTCGGTGTAATGCCGTTGCTCCAGGGATGATTAAGACCGCGATGACCGCTAAATTAAGTGATAAAATTGTAAAACAATTTGAAAATGAAATTCCGTTAAAACGGTTTGGAGACGTGCAAAACATTGCCAAAACGGTCGCCTTTTTGGTCGATAACGACTACATTACGGGGCAAGTAATTACCGTTGATGGTGGATTAACCATGTAA
- a CDS encoding ACP S-malonyltransferase — MTKIGYLFSGQGSQFPDMGMDLYKAEPLYRTAIDQVQTTLGIDLTDAQQLNDSNNVQVAILAMSYGISQVLAAASLVPQAMMGLSLGEYSALVASGALAYPDALALVHDRSRYMAEAGAAQPGSMAAVLKLDPQTVTEVVNGLPDVYPANYNTPVQTVIGGTKSGVAAATEQLKAAGAKRVVPLPVAVASHTPLMQSASAKLQRRLETVPVHEWTVPVISNTTEQPFTSETLKATLTHQLVQPTHFQSDLEYLNHMTNVDTLVEIGPGETLTRFAKKIVPDLASYHVDSVATLAKVQAELQTEVTK; from the coding sequence ATGACAAAGATAGGTTATTTATTTAGTGGGCAGGGCAGTCAGTTTCCGGACATGGGAATGGATCTCTATAAAGCAGAACCGTTATACCGGACTGCGATTGACCAGGTCCAGACGACGCTCGGAATTGATTTGACCGATGCCCAGCAATTGAATGATTCGAACAACGTGCAAGTTGCCATTTTGGCCATGAGCTACGGAATTAGTCAGGTGCTTGCTGCCGCTAGTTTAGTCCCTCAGGCCATGATGGGGTTGAGTTTAGGTGAGTATAGTGCCTTAGTTGCTAGTGGCGCTCTGGCTTACCCAGATGCGCTAGCCCTGGTCCATGATCGATCTCGCTATATGGCAGAAGCTGGTGCTGCTCAACCCGGATCCATGGCAGCGGTTTTAAAGCTCGATCCGCAAACGGTGACGGAGGTCGTCAATGGTCTCCCTGACGTTTATCCGGCTAATTACAATACTCCGGTCCAGACGGTAATCGGTGGAACTAAGTCAGGAGTGGCTGCAGCCACGGAACAGTTGAAGGCTGCCGGAGCCAAACGAGTGGTACCCCTGCCGGTAGCGGTTGCTTCCCATACTCCGTTGATGCAATCAGCGAGTGCTAAGTTGCAACGACGCTTGGAAACAGTACCGGTGCATGAGTGGACGGTGCCGGTGATTAGTAATACGACGGAGCAACCGTTTACGTCGGAAACATTAAAAGCCACGTTGACGCATCAACTGGTGCAACCAACGCATTTTCAATCAGATTTAGAGTATCTCAATCACATGACGAATGTCGATACGTTGGTTGAAATCGGACCAGGCGAAACGTTGACCCGGTTTGCTAAGAAAATTGTCCCTGATTTAGCTTCCTATCATGTTGATAGCGTAGCCACGTTAGCCAAGGTACAAGCTGAATTACAGACGGAGGTTACAAAATGA
- a CDS encoding acyl carrier protein — protein sequence MSETSKDQILAKIKEIVADQTDDVDVNDITLETNFKDGLDLDSLDIFEIVDALEDEYDIEIDGDEGIETVGQLVDYVDQQVNQAK from the coding sequence ATGAGTGAAACTAGTAAAGATCAAATTTTAGCTAAGATTAAAGAAATTGTGGCAGACCAAACGGATGACGTTGATGTTAACGACATTACGTTAGAAACTAACTTTAAAGATGGTTTGGACCTTGATAGTCTAGACATCTTTGAAATTGTGGACGCCCTAGAAGACGAATACGACATCGAAATTGACGGTGACGAAGGAATTGAAACGGTTGGTCAGTTAGTTGATTACGTTGACCAACAGGTTAACCAAGCTAAATAA
- a CDS encoding beta-ketoacyl-ACP synthase III, with product MTSYAIKAAALAVPERVVTNHDLEQIMDTSDEWIKRRTGIERRHIAVSETNASLATKVAQRLVEQSQMDVQRLDYIIIATMSPDHLTPAVAAEVQGALGATNAVAFDVNAACSGFVYATDVMNSLLAKLPGGTGIVIGSERLSKLVDWHDRSTAVLFGDGAAGVLVTNDGSASQVMGADLKTAGDLGSSLTAGQMVEKTPFGNGNLDERHRFFQMDGHVVYNFATRQAPASIRRATEQAGLDLSDIKYFVMHQANARIVKRVAQKLDLPDQRFPINITEYGNTAAASEPILLAELINQHQIQRGDYIALTGFGGGLTVGTVIIRY from the coding sequence ATGACAAGTTACGCGATTAAGGCCGCGGCGCTGGCAGTGCCAGAGCGAGTGGTTACTAATCATGACTTAGAACAAATAATGGATACCTCTGATGAGTGGATTAAACGACGAACGGGAATTGAACGGCGCCACATTGCGGTGTCAGAAACCAACGCCTCGTTAGCGACGAAAGTGGCACAGCGGCTAGTGGAACAATCCCAAATGGATGTTCAGCGATTGGACTATATCATTATCGCCACCATGTCACCGGATCACCTGACCCCGGCAGTAGCTGCCGAGGTTCAAGGAGCACTGGGAGCGACTAACGCAGTGGCGTTTGATGTGAATGCGGCTTGTTCCGGGTTTGTGTACGCCACGGATGTCATGAATTCGTTGCTGGCTAAATTGCCGGGTGGAACGGGAATTGTGATTGGCAGTGAACGGTTGAGTAAGCTAGTTGACTGGCATGATCGTTCTACCGCAGTCCTTTTTGGCGACGGAGCAGCCGGGGTGTTGGTTACAAACGACGGGAGTGCTTCGCAAGTAATGGGAGCTGATTTAAAGACCGCCGGGGACTTAGGTTCCTCACTGACAGCTGGCCAAATGGTGGAAAAGACCCCCTTTGGCAACGGTAATCTGGATGAACGGCACCGGTTTTTTCAAATGGATGGCCATGTGGTGTATAACTTTGCCACCCGTCAGGCGCCAGCTTCCATTCGGCGGGCCACGGAACAAGCTGGATTAGACTTATCAGACATCAAATACTTTGTGATGCACCAGGCGAATGCACGGATTGTCAAACGGGTGGCTCAAAAACTCGATTTGCCAGACCAACGCTTTCCGATTAACATTACTGAATATGGAAATACTGCGGCCGCCAGTGAACCCATACTATTGGCGGAACTAATTAATCAGCACCAAATTCAACGGGGTGACTACATTGCCTTGACTGGTTTTGGTGGCGGATTAACGGTCGGAACTGTTATTATTAGATACTAG
- the fabZ gene encoding 3-hydroxyacyl-ACP dehydratase FabZ: MAVMNAKEIMDLIPNRYPILFIDRVDEMTPGESIVATKNVTINEEYFQGHFPGNPVMPGVLIIESMAQVASILILSTPEFENKTAYLGSIKNAKFRRMVEPGDVLTFKVTMDKVRNRTGSVSCVAYVDEEKACETKLTFIVDQQERE, translated from the coding sequence ATGGCTGTAATGAATGCAAAAGAAATTATGGATTTAATCCCGAACCGGTACCCGATCCTGTTTATTGACCGGGTCGACGAAATGACTCCAGGAGAATCAATCGTTGCTACCAAAAATGTGACGATTAACGAGGAGTACTTTCAGGGACACTTCCCCGGCAACCCGGTCATGCCAGGAGTTTTAATTATTGAATCGATGGCACAAGTGGCTTCGATTTTGATTTTAAGTACTCCTGAGTTTGAAAACAAAACGGCTTACCTCGGAAGCATTAAAAACGCTAAATTCCGCCGGATGGTGGAACCAGGTGACGTGTTAACCTTCAAGGTAACCATGGATAAGGTAAGAAACCGGACGGGATCCGTTTCCTGTGTGGCCTATGTGGACGAAGAAAAAGCGTGTGAAACGAAGCTAACGTTTATCGTGGATCAACAAGAAAGAGAATAA
- a CDS encoding YczE/YyaS/YitT family protein yields MNNENNDSGSTTTAPQQNFSFFGKVINISLRTLMSFVGIAILSMGAALLKSSPILGLDPFTAVNTGMATLLHTSLGIYQLCANFVIFIFVLLLDRKKIGIGTIMNMVLVGFEIQWFSAIYHQIFPGHVNFLILVADLILGLLFFTAGSSLYMAPSLGVAPYDAIAPIASARLHCKYKTARVIQDICFLVAAVLVHGPVGFASIIVAFFAGPLISFWDRSISTPTMDYIDDLSGHPSIKNLASGVTKATRSGYHSLSKAYNSTLDMQMHLAGYTNRELIKKIQETEHNMQESQKAYNDYRSQYRMLIAEMVKRDKRGDLKNSPVNTTSTKNNQNAGQK; encoded by the coding sequence ATGAATAATGAAAATAACGATAGCGGTAGCACCACTACTGCTCCGCAACAAAACTTTTCTTTCTTTGGAAAAGTCATTAACATTTCCTTACGAACGTTAATGTCATTCGTCGGGATTGCCATTTTGTCCATGGGGGCGGCGTTATTAAAATCTTCCCCAATTCTGGGGCTTGATCCCTTCACTGCCGTCAATACCGGGATGGCAACTCTCTTGCATACCTCCCTGGGGATTTACCAATTGTGTGCGAACTTCGTCATCTTCATTTTCGTACTGCTTTTGGACCGGAAGAAAATCGGAATTGGGACGATTATGAACATGGTGTTAGTTGGATTTGAAATCCAATGGTTCTCTGCCATCTACCACCAAATCTTTCCCGGTCACGTTAACTTTTTGATTTTAGTTGCTGACTTAATTCTTGGTTTACTCTTCTTTACGGCCGGAAGTTCTTTGTACATGGCTCCATCCTTGGGAGTTGCTCCGTACGATGCGATTGCACCAATTGCCTCTGCCCGTTTGCACTGTAAATATAAGACCGCTCGGGTTATCCAAGATATTTGTTTCTTGGTTGCCGCTGTCTTAGTTCACGGTCCGGTTGGATTTGCTTCCATTATCGTGGCCTTCTTCGCTGGTCCATTGATTTCCTTCTGGGATCGCAGTATCAGTACCCCGACGATGGATTACATTGACGACTTAAGTGGTCACCCATCCATCAAGAACTTGGCCAGTGGGGTTACGAAGGCAACTCGGTCTGGGTACCACTCCCTGTCGAAAGCCTACAATTCCACGTTGGATATGCAAATGCACCTGGCTGGTTACACCAACCGGGAGTTAATTAAGAAAATTCAAGAAACGGAACACAACATGCAAGAATCCCAAAAAGCCTACAACGATTACCGTTCCCAATATCGGATGTTAATCGCTGAAATGGTAAAGCGGGACAAGCGTGGGGACCTGAAAAACTCACCCGTTAATACAACCAGCACCAAGAACAATCAAAATGCTGGTCAAAAATAA
- a CDS encoding class II fumarate hydratase, producing the protein MTEYRTESDTLGDVQVPKNALWGAQTERSRHNFPVGPLMPVQVIRALLIIKRAAAQVNAQDQKLAPEKAAAIEAAVDQLLDLDDSALMQDFPLHVYQTGSGTQTNMNVNEVITHVVQQNQPDLTVQPNDDVNASQSSNDTFPTAMNMAAYQAVQALMSPLQHLITAFQQLESKYQVVVKIGRTHLQDATPLTFGQEVSGWRSTLQRDQQALQENAQGLLELPIGGTAVGTGLNTPAGFDEQMVQALSQAQGVYYRVGNKFAGLSAHSALLNTHGAVRTLASDLLKIANDIRFLASGPRAGYGELTIPANEPGSSIMPGKVNPTQAEAMTMAATRIMGNDTTLTVANSQGNFEMNVYKPVMIATFLESVGLLTDLLPNFTDKMVSGIQVNRERMQQLVDSSLMTVTALSPHIGYHHAAEIANQAAQANENLRDAALASGYLTAAEFDQWVNPLRMTNYDRN; encoded by the coding sequence ATGACCGAATATCGAACTGAATCTGATACCTTAGGGGACGTGCAAGTCCCGAAAAACGCCCTCTGGGGAGCGCAAACGGAACGAAGTCGCCATAATTTTCCGGTGGGACCATTAATGCCAGTGCAAGTAATTCGAGCGTTGTTGATCATTAAACGAGCTGCAGCGCAGGTCAATGCCCAGGATCAGAAGCTGGCACCGGAAAAAGCAGCTGCGATTGAAGCAGCGGTTGATCAATTATTGGACCTAGACGATTCTGCTTTAATGCAGGATTTTCCGCTTCATGTTTACCAAACCGGTTCCGGAACCCAAACCAACATGAACGTGAACGAGGTCATTACCCACGTGGTGCAGCAGAATCAGCCTGACCTTACGGTGCAACCGAATGACGACGTGAATGCTTCGCAAAGTTCAAACGATACTTTCCCGACGGCGATGAACATGGCAGCTTATCAAGCCGTTCAAGCGCTAATGTCGCCGTTACAACACTTAATTACGGCGTTCCAGCAGTTGGAAAGCAAGTATCAAGTAGTGGTCAAGATTGGCCGAACCCACCTGCAAGATGCCACTCCGTTGACCTTTGGCCAGGAGGTTTCCGGATGGCGCAGTACCTTGCAGCGCGATCAACAGGCCTTACAGGAAAACGCGCAGGGATTGCTGGAGTTACCGATTGGGGGAACGGCGGTTGGAACTGGGTTGAATACCCCAGCTGGTTTTGACGAACAGATGGTGCAGGCTTTAAGTCAAGCCCAGGGAGTCTATTATCGCGTGGGCAATAAATTTGCGGGACTGTCCGCGCATTCGGCTTTGTTAAATACCCACGGCGCCGTGCGGACCCTTGCTTCGGACTTATTAAAAATTGCGAATGACATTCGTTTCTTAGCTAGTGGACCGCGGGCCGGTTACGGGGAACTGACGATTCCCGCGAACGAACCGGGGTCGTCCATCATGCCGGGCAAGGTGAACCCGACTCAGGCCGAGGCGATGACGATGGCGGCGACGCGGATCATGGGGAACGACACGACGCTAACGGTGGCTAACAGCCAGGGAAACTTTGAAATGAACGTGTATAAACCGGTGATGATTGCCACCTTCCTAGAGTCAGTGGGATTACTGACTGATTTACTGCCGAACTTCACGGATAAGATGGTTAGTGGAATTCAGGTGAACCGGGAGCGGATGCAGCAATTGGTTGATTCCTCGTTGATGACGGTGACGGCGTTAAGTCCTCACATCGGTTACCACCACGCGGCTGAAATTGCGAACCAGGCGGCGCAGGCCAACGAAAATTTGCGGGACGCGGCGCTTGCATCGGGATACCTAACGGCGGCGGAGTTTGATCAGTGGGTGAACCCGTTGCGAATGACTAATTATGATCGAAATTGA
- the codA gene encoding cytosine deaminase, translated as MLIQQVVIENQETPQDVRSQDGVITEISPHLTPQPDEQVIDATGNLLLPPFVDSHVHLDSTLTAGEPRWNETGTLFDGIQIWSERKPQLTHDDVKQRALATLKRQAKHGVQFVRSHVDTTDPSFTALKALLEVRDEVSDFMELQLVAFPQEGILSFPNGKKLMETAAQMGVDVIGGIPHYEFNQYYGKESLEFIMDLAERTNKLVDVHCDEIDDPGSRNLEVLATLAYESGLKDRVTASHTVSFASVNDAYAYKLMRVLELSQLNFVANPLVNMHLGGRFDTYPKRRGLTRVKELLEHHINVSFGEDDIKDPWYPMGDGNMLDALYVGILASGLMGYHQILDSYRLISTNGAKTLHVQDHYGIEVGKPASFLIFAGSNFYDDLNERRPLLYSIRNGKVLVENHPQTARLNF; from the coding sequence ATGTTAATTCAACAGGTTGTAATTGAAAACCAGGAAACGCCGCAAGATGTACGCAGTCAGGACGGAGTGATTACCGAAATTTCCCCACATTTAACGCCCCAGCCGGATGAACAAGTCATCGATGCCACGGGTAATTTACTGTTGCCACCGTTTGTGGACTCCCACGTGCACCTAGATTCGACTTTAACGGCCGGAGAACCACGCTGGAACGAAACGGGAACGCTGTTTGATGGAATTCAGATTTGGTCGGAACGAAAACCTCAGCTGACCCATGACGATGTAAAACAACGGGCGCTCGCGACGCTAAAACGGCAGGCCAAACACGGGGTCCAGTTCGTGCGCAGTCACGTTGATACCACTGACCCCAGTTTCACGGCACTTAAAGCTCTACTGGAGGTTCGTGATGAAGTTTCTGACTTCATGGAACTCCAACTGGTGGCGTTTCCTCAGGAAGGAATTTTATCGTTTCCAAATGGAAAGAAACTAATGGAAACCGCCGCGCAAATGGGCGTGGATGTGATTGGGGGGATTCCCCACTACGAATTTAACCAGTACTACGGGAAGGAATCCCTGGAATTTATCATGGACCTCGCGGAGCGCACCAACAAACTGGTGGACGTGCACTGTGACGAAATTGATGATCCGGGATCCCGGAACTTGGAAGTACTGGCGACGTTGGCCTACGAATCTGGGTTGAAAGATCGAGTGACCGCTAGCCATACGGTTTCGTTTGCAAGCGTAAACGATGCCTATGCTTATAAACTAATGCGGGTGCTAGAATTGTCTCAATTGAACTTTGTGGCCAATCCCCTGGTAAACATGCACCTGGGCGGCCGCTTTGATACTTATCCCAAACGACGAGGCTTGACACGGGTTAAAGAATTGCTAGAACACCACATCAACGTTTCCTTTGGAGAGGATGACATTAAGGATCCGTGGTATCCGATGGGCGACGGCAACATGCTAGATGCACTTTACGTTGGGATTTTAGCCAGTGGGTTAATGGGCTATCACCAGATTTTGGATTCCTACCGGTTGATTAGTACAAACGGTGCCAAAACCCTCCACGTGCAGGATCACTACGGCATTGAAGTCGGGAAACCAGCCAGTTTTTTGATTTTTGCCGGGTCCAATTTTTATGACGATTTAAACGAACGGCGGCCGTTGCTGTACTCCATTCGAAACGGCAAGGTTTTAGTAGAAAATCACCCGCAGACCGCGCGCCTAAATTTCTAA
- the purB gene encoding adenylosuccinate lyase, which yields MIERYTRAPMKKIWSMQNQYQSWLDVEIAIDEAWNKLGLIPDADLKSIQQKAKFDPDEIAKIEAVTHHDVVAFTRDVSESLGPEKRWIHYGVTSTDVVDTAQGVRLKQANAVLREDLLILKETIREKALQYKDTVMMGRTHGVQAEPTTFGLKLARWYSELNRDIDRFEHAAAGVEAGKISGAVGTFANIDPEVERYVCDKLGLRAQEIGSQVLPRDLHAEYIAVLALTATSLENFATEIRSLQRSEIHEVEEHFNAGQKGSSAMPHKRNPIGSENICGLARTMRGLMTPAYENVSLWHERDISHSSSERIILPEGTTLLDYMLHRFNNIVKNLDVFPERMKENMNITHGLIYSQRVMLKLINTGLSREAAYDLVQPLTAKSWDEQTSFRELVENSPEITDRLSEAEINDAFDYHYHLRHVDDIFKRVGLE from the coding sequence ATGATTGAGCGGTATACACGCGCACCAATGAAAAAAATTTGGAGTATGCAAAACCAGTACCAATCCTGGTTAGACGTTGAAATTGCGATTGATGAAGCTTGGAATAAACTGGGATTAATTCCGGATGCTGATTTAAAATCTATCCAACAAAAAGCGAAGTTTGATCCGGATGAAATTGCTAAAATCGAAGCAGTAACGCACCATGACGTGGTGGCCTTTACCCGGGACGTTTCTGAATCCTTAGGACCCGAAAAACGCTGGATTCACTATGGTGTTACCAGTACGGACGTTGTGGATACGGCGCAAGGGGTTCGGTTAAAACAAGCCAACGCCGTGTTGCGCGAGGATTTGCTGATTTTAAAGGAAACGATTAGAGAAAAAGCCCTACAGTACAAAGATACGGTTATGATGGGTCGAACCCACGGGGTGCAAGCAGAGCCCACCACGTTTGGGTTGAAACTAGCCCGGTGGTACTCCGAATTGAATCGAGATATTGACCGTTTTGAGCATGCGGCTGCGGGCGTTGAAGCCGGAAAAATTTCGGGAGCGGTGGGAACTTTTGCCAACATTGATCCCGAAGTGGAACGGTACGTTTGTGACAAACTCGGACTGCGGGCTCAGGAAATTGGGAGTCAAGTGCTGCCCCGTGATTTACACGCCGAATACATTGCCGTCCTGGCATTAACGGCCACTAGTTTGGAAAACTTTGCGACAGAAATTCGGAGCCTGCAACGGTCAGAAATTCATGAAGTGGAAGAACACTTTAATGCCGGTCAAAAGGGATCCTCAGCGATGCCTCACAAACGGAACCCCATCGGGTCAGAAAATATTTGTGGTTTGGCTCGAACGATGCGGGGTTTGATGACGCCGGCTTACGAAAACGTTTCGTTGTGGCACGAACGCGACATTTCTCACTCTTCGTCAGAACGAATCATCCTCCCTGAAGGAACCACGTTGTTAGACTACATGTTGCACCGGTTTAACAACATCGTAAAGAACCTGGACGTTTTCCCAGAGCGCATGAAGGAAAACATGAACATCACGCACGGTCTGATTTACAGTCAACGGGTGATGTTAAAATTGATTAACACCGGTTTGAGCCGGGAAGCTGCTTACGATTTAGTGCAACCACTCACGGCCAAGTCCTGGGATGAACAAACTTCCTTCCGGGAATTGGTAGAAAACAGTCCAGAAATTACGGACCGTTTGAGCGAAGCAGAAATTAACGATGCCTTTGATTACCACTACCACCTGCGACACGTGGATGATATTTTCAAACGGGTCGGATTAGAATAA
- a CDS encoding tyrosine-protein phosphatase, whose amino-acid sequence MTASKIVNFRDIGGIPVAGGTLRPGIFLRSGQLVDLTPADVDFLVNQHHLKEVFDFRSKKEIEQQPDTTMPGVKYQNIDILASATNSSASIEDMLMHADNITEGMLNTYEQLVLSESAQKGYHDFLTEALKLNEPLLFHCFAGKDRTGFGAALILKLAGASDDQIYADYLKTNEMRKANNEAIINSLQGKISAEQVKALQVALNVDKSYLERAFATINQHYGNFANYLTEALDLDENFQTKFKQTFVISE is encoded by the coding sequence ATGACAGCATCAAAAATTGTAAACTTTCGCGATATTGGCGGTATTCCAGTTGCTGGAGGAACCCTACGGCCGGGAATTTTCCTGCGCAGCGGTCAGTTAGTTGATTTAACCCCGGCAGACGTTGATTTTCTCGTTAATCAGCATCATTTAAAGGAAGTTTTTGACTTCCGGAGTAAAAAAGAAATCGAGCAACAACCAGATACCACCATGCCCGGGGTTAAGTATCAAAACATTGACATCCTGGCTTCCGCTACTAACAGTAGTGCTTCCATTGAAGACATGTTAATGCATGCCGATAACATTACAGAGGGTATGTTAAATACTTATGAACAACTGGTACTTAGTGAATCGGCGCAAAAAGGCTATCATGATTTTCTAACGGAAGCCTTGAAGCTGAACGAACCGCTGTTATTCCACTGTTTTGCTGGTAAAGACCGCACTGGCTTTGGTGCCGCTTTAATCCTGAAACTGGCCGGTGCTTCTGACGACCAAATTTACGCCGACTACCTTAAAACCAATGAAATGCGTAAAGCCAACAATGAAGCAATTATTAACTCCCTGCAGGGGAAAATTTCCGCCGAACAAGTTAAAGCGCTCCAAGTAGCTTTGAACGTTGACAAGAGTTACCTCGAACGGGCCTTCGCTACGATTAATCAACACTACGGTAATTTTGCAAATTACCTGACGGAAGCCCTCGACTTAGACGAAAACTTCCAAACTAAATTTAAACAGACGTTTGTCATTTCTGAATAA
- a CDS encoding adenylosuccinate synthase: MSVTVVVGSQWGDEGKGKIVDYLSKDSDAIARYQGGDNAGHTIVFNGHKFSLQLLPSGIFYSDKLAVIGNGVVLNPKSLFAEINYLNENDVPTDNLRISSRAQVIMPYHILLDELSEKQRTNKIGTTHKGIGPAYMDKIARVGIRVADLIDPETFKRELQETLRQKNELLTKLYEVEPLDFDSIYNEYKAYGERMKPYVTDTSVLLNNAIDKQQNVLFEGAQGIMLDIDHGTYPYVTSSNPVAGGAAVGAGLGPTKVTDVIGVCKAYTSRVGEGPFPTELLNEIGDHIRDTAHEFGTVTKRPRRIGWLDTVGLRHAARVSGLTALAMNCVDVLDELDVLKVCTGYRLNGKIIDYYPANLDELDNCEPVYQELPGWNESTTDCTTFDQLPANAQNYIKTVEDLVQVPIEWYSVGPDREQTHRR; this comes from the coding sequence ATGTCAGTAACAGTGGTTGTTGGTAGTCAATGGGGCGATGAAGGTAAGGGTAAAATCGTCGATTATCTCAGTAAAGATTCCGATGCAATTGCACGATACCAAGGAGGCGACAACGCCGGCCATACGATTGTCTTTAACGGACACAAGTTTAGCCTGCAACTGTTGCCATCTGGGATTTTTTACTCCGATAAACTGGCTGTCATTGGGAATGGCGTGGTGCTAAACCCGAAGTCGCTCTTTGCAGAAATTAATTATCTCAACGAAAACGACGTACCGACCGATAACCTACGGATTTCTTCGCGGGCTCAGGTCATTATGCCGTACCACATTCTGTTAGACGAACTAAGCGAAAAGCAACGGACGAATAAAATCGGAACCACTCACAAGGGAATTGGTCCTGCTTACATGGATAAAATTGCCCGGGTGGGAATTCGAGTGGCCGATTTAATTGATCCGGAGACGTTCAAACGAGAACTCCAAGAAACCCTCCGGCAAAAAAACGAATTATTAACTAAACTGTACGAAGTGGAACCGTTAGACTTTGATTCCATTTACAACGAATACAAGGCATATGGGGAACGGATGAAACCGTACGTTACGGATACTTCCGTCCTCTTAAACAACGCCATCGACAAGCAACAAAACGTGCTCTTTGAAGGGGCCCAAGGAATTATGTTGGACATTGACCACGGAACCTATCCGTACGTCACTTCTTCTAATCCGGTTGCAGGTGGCGCTGCCGTGGGAGCCGGTTTAGGTCCTACCAAGGTAACTGACGTAATTGGCGTCTGCAAGGCCTACACATCCCGCGTGGGTGAAGGTCCCTTCCCCACTGAATTATTAAATGAAATTGGGGATCACATTAGAGATACCGCCCACGAATTCGGAACGGTCACCAAACGGCCCCGCCGGATCGGCTGGCTGGACACGGTCGGATTGCGGCACGCTGCACGCGTTTCCGGTTTAACTGCCTTGGCCATGAACTGTGTCGACGTACTAGACGAACTCGACGTGCTTAAGGTCTGCACCGGTTACCGGCTTAACGGAAAAATTATCGATTACTATCCTGCTAACCTTGATGAACTAGACAACTGTGAACCAGTTTACCAAGAACTGCCAGGTTGGAACGAAAGTACCACGGATTGTACCACCTTTGACCAGTTACCGGCTAACGCCCAAAACTACATCAAGACGGTGGAAGACCTGGTTCAGGTTCCCATCGAATGGTATTCGGTTGGTCCGGATCGGGAACAAACCCACCGGCGGTAA